The following proteins are co-located in the Plasmodium vinckei vinckei genome assembly, chromosome: PVVCY_11 genome:
- a CDS encoding NLI interacting factor-like phosphatase, putative, translating to MDESEAYNEPNPCLGLLDSGNNNIKSNENVNIGVNNTNSNNLGRGLNNTNFVKKYNFNYNNLSISNKKFLLNKNHLYIKAGIKQGVNNSKKFVNKGNADNRRDNKQDRNTTINNNAISNNDKFSDQVNNNYNIENSTNENNIYNEQADYNYANMGYNPDSEGWKNNENVSDKNGIPFNARIGTNNNINNGNNNMAQRKRRTNKFETGNQNFKNKQKKFYNTTVNDSSKRYNNNPANVDAINNNEENEEGQDFSNVINTSSENNKMNNDLNKRQLNNNRNLKHINNFGNKKMFNNMTFSINKYLNSNVNFQKHNNDKINNTYGKAKNKMTYKNLKIKNKENLNIPNDIRTHNSTSNTSNDYVNNLNREINGGQGIEGISSSSNYDDLNLLAQAFNYENVKILKSHLEGNTTTKKLNNTGSTVEANKDDSKFLSYIEWLSEVSEITDEENDIEDINNNGKFSQINSQYSQNDQTIPEQLKGLYSQFSKYNYKNEQTGEFGKNAINGSDNNNLPYFENNKNQGILGSDNLSGSYLARYSSEKKNDSFIDGQTEFDAYGNEEINSINLIETQNGSNLNNVGSSNYNQENETNKISEPINDIPIEDLFITSYMPYPPEKYNNIYDLHEIKIMSPHILKTIIHKKGKTYHSSLKDGKLILMLDLDNTLLQATSFAKFNMELPLENFIGENDEPELYKFFLPYYNFFYYLKFRPYVRQFLEILSLYYELSIYTNATREYADVVIAILDPDRTIFADRIVARCSSVDRDENKHFEKIYPNVDPKYVIAFDDRKDVWYDIPHSHILRAEHYNFFELSKYDIISHFKEPNTCKKRFVDMDMHLHYMIKIFLKIHKQFFENPLNVDVGKIIDNIMLSTLSDVGLYFTGFRKNSKNLQNVLSSDCEERQKEIALELGAKIYSNYDDPGVTHIIAAKNCTDNLIKSKQSSYNHIEKVHTLWLYHCRGTLENDRSSLFDADNLCKIYNNKPPLHPKKDHWFFGNKDTDKKQENKNDCIKIENLKSRIFLGTGEYTNDAVICSPYEQISIKWIEKEVKLRQIYDNPPNFMTQDKTLDLRSAEKRNNDEVTKNGRDSNFITPPDLDISDKVIQQDKQ from the coding sequence ATGGATGAAAGCGAAGCTTACAATGAACCAAACCCATGTTTGGGTTTGTTAGATAgtggtaataataatataaaaagtaatgaaaatgtaaatataggAGTAAATAATACTAATTCAAATAATCTTGGTAGAGGacttaataatacaaattttgtaaaaaaatataattttaattataataatttaagtataagtaataaaaagtttttgttaaataaaaatcatttatatattaaagcAGGCATAAAACAAGGAGTcaataattcaaaaaaatttgtgAATAAAGGGAATGCAGATAATAGAAGGGACAACAAACAGGATAGAAACACAACCATAAACAACAATGCCATATCAAATAATGACAAATTTTCAGATcaagtaaataataattataatatagaaaattcaACTAacgaaaataatatatataatgagcAAGCAGACTATAATTATGCTAATATGGGATATAACCCTGATTCTGAAGGttggaaaaataatgaaaatgtaaGTGACAAAAATGGAATTCCATTTAATGCAAGGATAGGTACTAACAACAATATCAACAatggtaataataatatggctcaaagaaaaagaagaactaataaatttgaaacgggaaatcaaaattttaaaaataaacaaaaaaaattttataacacAACTGTTAATGATTCATCAAAGaggtataataataatcctGCAAATGTAGATgccataaataataatgaagaaaatgaggAGGGTCAAGATTTTTCAAACGTCATAAATACAAGTTccgaaaataataaaatgaataacgACCTTAATAAAAGgcaattaaataataatagaaatttaaaacatataaacaattttggcaataaaaaaatgtttaataatatgacattttcaataaataaatatttaaattcaaatgtaaattttcaaaaacataataatgataaaataaataatacatatggaaaagctaaaaataaaatgacatataaaaatttgaaaattaaaaataaagaaaatttaaacataCCTAATGATATAAGAACACATAATTCCACATCTAACACATCAAATgattatgtaaataatttgaatCGTGAAATAAATGGAGGTCAAGGAATAGAAGGGATATCTAGTTCTTCTAATTACGATGATCTTAATTTATTAGCACAAGCTtttaattatgaaaatgtgaaaattttaaaaagtcATCTTGAAGGAAACACAACCACCAAAAAACTAAATAATACAGGTTCTACTGTTGAAGCAAATAAAGATgattcaaaatttttaagttACATAGAATGGCTAAGTGAAGTTTCTGAAATAActgatgaagaaaatgatatcgaagatataaataataatggaaaaTTTTCACAAATAAATTCGCAGTACTCTCAAAATGATCAAACTATTCCCGAACAACTGAAAGGGTTATACTCTCagttttcaaaatataattataaaaatgaacaaacaGGAGAATTCGGGAAAAATGCAATAAACGGaagtgataataataacttGCCATATTTTGAgaacaataaaaatcaaGGCATATTAGGAAGTGATAATTTATCGGGTTCATATTTAGCTAGATATAgttcagaaaaaaaaaatgattctTTTATAGATGGACAAACAGAATTTGATGCATATGgaaatgaagaaataaattcaaTCAACTTAATAGAAACACAAAATGGATCTAACTTAAATAATGTAGGTTCTTCAAATTATAATcaagaaaatgaaacaaacaaaattagCGAACCAATTAATGATATACCAATAGAGGATTTGTTTATAACTTCTTATATGCCATATCCAcctgaaaaatataataatatttatgatttacatgaaataaaaataatgtcaccccatatattaaaaacaataattcataaaaaagggaaaacaTATCATTCATCTTTAAAAGATGGAAAACTAATTTTAATGTTAGATTTAGATAATACATTATTACAAGCTACTTCATTTGctaaatttaatatggAATTACCTttagaaaattttataggagaaaatgatgaacctgaattatataaattttttttgccttattataattttttttattatttaaaatttcgACCTTATGTTCGTCAATTTTTAGAAATATTGTcattatattatgaattatctatatatactaATGCAACAAGAGAATATGCAGATGTAGTTATTGCAATTTTAGATCCTGATCGAACCATTTTTGCAGACCGTATAGTTGCTAGATGTAGTAGTGTAGATCgagatgaaaataaacactttgaaaaaatatatccaaATGTCGACccaaaatatgtaatagcATTTGATGATAGAAAAGATGTTTGGTATGATATTCCACATTCTCACATCTTACGAGCAGaacattataatttttttgaattaagtaaatatgatattatTTCCCATTTTAAAGAACCTAATAcatgtaaaaaaagattTGTAGATATGGATATGCATCTACATTATAtgattaaaatttttttaaaaattcataaaCAGTTTTTTGAAAACCCATTAAATGTAGATGTAGGAAAAATTATAGATAATATTATGCTTAGTACTTTATCAGATGTAggattatattttacaggatttagaaaaaattcaaaaaatttacaaaacgTTCTTTCATCAGATTGTGAAGAAAGACAAAAAGAAATCGCATTAGAATTAGGAGCTAAAATTTATTCTAATTATGATGACCCAGGTGTTACTCATATTATTGCTGCTAAAAATTGTACagataatttaattaaatcaaAACAATCAAGTTATAATCATATCGAAAAAGTTCATACATTGTGGCTATATCATTGTAGAGGTACTCTCGAAAATGATAGATCCTCATTATTCGATGCAGATAATCtttgtaaaatttataataacaaaCCTCCTTTACATCCAAAAAAGGATCATTGGTTTTTTGGAAATAAAGATACAGATAAAAaacaagaaaataaaaatgattgtattaaaattgaaaatttaaaatcaCGTATATTTTTAGGGACAGGCGAATATACAAATGATGCTGTTATATGCTCACCCTATGAACAAATAAGTATTAAATGGATTGAAAAAGAAGTAAAATTACGACAAATTTATGATAACCCTCCAAATTTTATGACTCAAGATAAAACATTAGATCTTCGATCAGctgaaaaaagaaacaatGATGAAGTAACAAAAAATGGTAGAgattcaaattttataacacCCCCTGATTTAGATATATCTGATAAAGTTATTCAGCAAGATAAACAATAG
- a CDS encoding splicing factor 3B subunit 5, putative, which yields MSTFDRFNIHAQLEHLQSKYQGSGHADTTRWEWLTNIHRDTLASHVGHYSRLAYFAIAENEPIAKIRYRCLQNMSLPIAPRPPKN from the exons ATGTCTACATTCGATAGATTTAATATACATGCACAATTAGAACATTTGCAGAGCAAATATCAAGGCTCTGGGCATGCGGATACAACTAGATG GGAATGGTTAACAAACATTCACAGGGATACATTAGCATCTCATGTCGGCCATTATTCAAg aCTAGCCTATTTTGCTATTGCCGAAAACGAGCCTATTGCTAAAATACGATATCGTTGCCTCCAG AATATGTCACTCCCTATAGCCCCACGCCCCCCAAAAAACTAA
- a CDS encoding RWD domain-containing protein, putative: protein MFRYNNPKKCIKFNEEEKKYNNNKPKGPKENNNIGKSNPNFIKNSENKTSCSEQNSKGIDKEILLKCEELQKQELEALKLIYVGDRELIIKNEQNKERDTIIYMELNDENDHCNNIINITIELPKDYPLKSFIIININVKNFTADMNNYINQEIYKDIQNYLEQECIILNVIYKINELVEKLQNNKDTLEEKNNTSSAYSSSDEDKIDEDYLNNNIDIQNSNSNITHSQDNSFIYYNKMSFGKRILARRLCYSHHILSQVKRSCIIKWARELKIGGYSKIGYPGIIICEGPKEEVDFYVNSLNKLRWKHFDCRGMEDIVLNEYEHLDDMRVLPKNMYELDQKSMSTLSNICTECGLRDLFLTSMKIYGARNNELTNEQKEVTEKDKNDNNKKKKKKK, encoded by the coding sequence ATGTTTCGCTATAATAAtccaaaaaaatgtataaaatttaatgaagaagaaaaaaaatataataataacaagcCAAAGGGACCAAAGGAAAATAACAACATTGGAAAATCAAATCcaaattttatcaaaaatagTGAAAACAAGACTAGTTGTTCTGAACAGAATAGTAAGGGTAtagataaagaaatattacTTAAATGTGAAGAATTACAAAAGCAAGAACTTGAAGCAttgaaattaatatatgtagGAGACAGggaattaattataaaaaatgaacaaaataaagaacgtgatacaataatatatatggaattaaatgatgaaaatgatcattgtaataatattataaatataacaattgAATTGCCCAAAGATTATCCACTAAaatcttttattataattaatataaatgttaaAAACTTTACTGCTgatatgaataattatattaatcaagaaatatacaaagatatacaaaattatttagaacaagaatgtataatattgaatgttatatataaaataaatgagttagttgaaaaattacaaaataataaagatactttagaagaaaaaaataatacctCTTCAGCTTATTCATCTTCTGATGAAGATAAAATAGATGAAgactatttaaataataatatagacaTCCAAAATTCAAATTCAAACATAACACATAGTCAAgataattcatttatatattataataaaatgagtTTTGGTAAAAGAATATTAGCTAGACGCTTATGCTATTCTCATCATATTTTAAGTCAAGTAAAAAGATCATGCATAATTAAATGGGCCAGAGAATTAAAGATTGGGGGATATTCAAAAATAGGATACCCaggaattattatttgtgaAGGCCCTAAAGAAGAAGTAGatttttatgttaatagtttaaataaattgcGATGGAAACATTTTGATTGTCGAGGAATGGAAGATATTGtattaaatgaatatgaGCATTTAGATGATATGAGAGTTCTTcctaaaaatatgtatgaaCTAGATCAAAAATCTATGAGTACGTTATCTAATATTTGTACTGAATGTGGATTAAGGGATCTCTTTTTGACGAGTATGAAAATTTATGGTGCCCGTAATAATGAACTAACTAATGAGCAAAAAGAAGTAAcagaaaaagataaaaatgataacaacaaaaagaagaaaaagaagaaataa
- a CDS encoding mitochondrial import inner membrane translocase subunit TIM23, putative, translating into MGDYLKTGSVNYDLEILKKKPDKKLSFDKQNLYLQGYGRQWGEKLVYSVGLAYGSGLMLGGGCGLLSGIVKGGKTKKLFLNSVLNSTTVIGPNVANQMASLTMIYYALNNFVKLFTRNDELYNSSIAGFFTGCIYKSSSSYKIMGSYSILSSAAFSLIDYGFKKGYI; encoded by the exons atgggagattatttaaaaacagGATCAGTAAATTATGATttagaaatattaaaaaaaaaacctgataaaaaattatcctttgataaacaaaatttatacCTACAAGGATATGGAAGACAATGGGGTGAAAAATTAGTATACAGTGTTGGATTAGCCTATGGTTCGG gtTTAATGTTAGGAGGAGGGTGTGGTTTATTAAGTGGAATTGTGAAGGGAGGAAAAACcaaaaaactttttttaaattcagTTTTAAATTCTACGACTGTTATTGGACCAAATGTTGCTAACCAAATGGCATCACTTACtatgatatattatgccttaaataattttgttaagTTATTTACAAGAAATGATGAACTTTATAATTCATCAATTGCAGGCTTTTTTACTgggtgtatatataaaagttCATCAAGCTATAAAATTATGGGAAGCTATTCAATACTTTCATCAGCTGCCTTTTCTCTTATAGATTATggatttaaaaaaggtTATATTTag
- a CDS encoding ubiquitin-conjugating enzyme, putative, whose product MCSSSRSSKELLRLQKELKDIENEDVQEINAHIKDSNFFEWVGFIKGPEGTPYEDGHFTLAITIPNDYPYNPPKIKFVTKIWHPNISSQTGAICLDVLKNEWSPALTIRTALLSIQALLSDPQPDDPQDAEVAKMYKENHSLFLKTASVWTKTFATAPKEESHEVIIKKITEMGFTEDQAKNALIKANWNETLALNTLLENS is encoded by the exons atgTGTTCATCATCGAGAAGTTCAAAAGAGTTGTTGAGATTACAAAAG gAATTAAAAGACattgaaaatgaagatGTCCAAGAAATAAATGCCCACATAAAGGATTCGAATTTTTTCGAATGGGTTGGATTTATAAAGGGCCCAGAAGGAACCCCATATGAAGATGGTCATTTTACTCTAGCCATAACGATACCTAATGATTACCCATATAATCCCCCTAAA ATTAAATTTGTTACTAAAATATGGCACCCTAATATTTCAAGTCAAACTGGTGCTATATGTTTAGATGTTCTAAAAAATGAGTGGAGTCCTGCATTAACAATTAGAACCGCTCTATTGTCAATTCAAGCCCTCCTTTCTGATCCCCAACCAG atGATCCTCAAGATGCAGAAGTCGCAAAAATGTACAAAGAAAATCATTCCCTCTTTCTTAAAACTGCAAG TGTATGGACTAAAACATTTGCAACAGCGCCAAAAGAAGAATCTCATGAAGTTATt ATTAAGAAAATTACTGAAATGGGATTTACCGAAGATCAAGCTAAG AATGCCTTGATAAAAGCAAACTGGAATGAGACCTTAGCATTAAACACTTTATTAGAGAATTCTTAA
- a CDS encoding phosphatase 2A regulatory subunit-related protein, putative, translating to MMNLNNFIKNELTINEKVNSRFKENISGPSKKANEINEMKALTSLIFKSELMRKFLMDENVWIFIQNMKRKLNEDSVGFDTWLDDQLIIAKANSENSINADIIPLVHHSKNNYENASSKYDKEYDGKYYPFFNHDNQKNSKVTINESLENGIGIKRDEDKFDFEGVKNKLIKNIEKNETDDIKISYRNNKTKNDNLYLKETEKTFYDKMKNDLNNMKKLLTDEEKKKEIKNMNDNINNIDGKNIFDSYSVKRYRTELGLDESKNGAQNILESKGKLSTIYGGNTNIKNDIHNNNERNILNESENNFLTDSITIKKKDENDPLISYKNMLNGMNNQNSSKNMHSSNNESIEKNEKKNYINEQFEHKFDDKISIQLRNKLINHDPNFDVHKKEEYKETNHGIINMSLRSSRVTDISGTDIGNKTNIKNEKREISPINLNKNLENDQRGSNEFKTTEISSTKHDKSNNENNHIFISIPKTNIKIEKEINEDTSLKLKKIFSQCNNKMNLEDFEDLIVVNFLKIGRYMSHTLFSKIEKINKDFVTYQEVQKYFSNRFIDGMNDPSYYNDQWYVALLENKLKGIGGPPSNHINENDNTDCINSNGGNQINSYEADRLNDTIDISDESISNSKNKEHIDVPYKKCSIINFFNAIKSDINKDYLEFKDFDLYLREILKRNKSLHFLLEHSEFLERYIESVIVRIFYNIDINDTNKIYLNDLRKHTLAHIWCSLDDSIRVQHIKQYFSYSHFYVYYCTFCQTSSCKDMLIDDNDLYRFDNHSLNDFIVNRIWSRISIKLGGPNQKYMCLNDWIYFLTNYEDMTTNRSIEFWFKLIDLDGDCVIRDHEIKVFFNIQMERLKSHYLEEPKFEDWLCQMNDAIQPTVEGNFTLSDLKKNKKYAARFFGCLVSLSKLLAWESRDVHKELQIETEYPQWTPWEIFCKIKYDELCYIENESFYDTFDNYDSKNIYTLGSD from the coding sequence atgatgaacttaaataattttatcaaaaatgaattgacgataaatgaaaaagtcAATTCCCGTTtcaaagaaaatatttctgGACCTTCAAAAAAAgcaaatgaaataaatgagATGAAAGCATTGACAAGTTTGATTTTTAAAAGTGAATTAATGCGCAAATTTTTAATGGATGAAAATGTATggatatttatacaaaatatgaaaagaAAACTAAATGAAGATTCAGTAGGATTTGATACTTGGCTAGATGATCAATTAATTATAGCAAAAGCAAATTCTGAAAACTCTATAAATGCTGATATAATACCTCTTGTACATCattctaaaaataattatgaaaatgcTAGTtctaaatatgataaagaatatgatggaaaatattatccTTTCTTTAATCATGACAATCAGAAAAATAGTAAAGTAACAATAAACGAGTCTTTAGAAAATGGGATAGGTATTAAAAGAGATGAAGACAAATTTGATTTTGAAggtgtaaaaaataaattaattaaaaatatagaaaaaaatgaaacagatgatataaaaatatcctatagaaacaataaaacaaaaaatgataatctatatttaaaagaaacagaaaaaacattttatgataaaatgaagaatgatcttaataatatgaaaaaactCTTAACcgatgaagaaaaaaaaaaagaaattaaaaatatgaatgataatataaataatattgatggaaaaaacatatttgatAGTTATTCAGTTAAAAGATATAGAACAGAACTTGGTTTAGATGAGTCTAAAAATGGGGCTCAAAATATCTTAGAGTCAAAGGGAAAATTATCCACTATTTATGGAGGAaacacaaatataaaaaatgatatacacaataataatgaacgcaatattttaaatgaatctgaaaataattttcttacTGATTCAAtaacaattaaaaaaaaggatgAAAATGATCCATTGATAAGTTACAAGAATATGTTAAATGGTATGAATAATCAAAATTCTTcgaaaaatatgcatagcTCAAATAATGAGagtattgaaaaaaatgaaaaaaaaaattatataaatgaacaGTTTGAGCATAAATttgatgataaaatatcTATTCAACTTCGAAATAAATTGATTAATCATGATCCGAATTTTGATGTACATAAAAAAGAGGAATACAAAGAAACAAATCATGGAATAATCAATATGAGTTTAAGAAGCAGTAGAGTTACAGATATTTCTGGAACAGATAtaggaaataaaacaaatataaaaaatgaaaaaagggAAATTTCCCCAATTAATCTGAATAAGAATCTAGAGAATGATCAAAGGGGTTCTAATGAATTTAAGACAACAGAAATATCATCCACAAAGCATGATAAAAGTaacaatgaaaataatcatatatttatttcaattCCTAAAacgaatataaaaattgaaaaagaaataaatgaagaCACAAGTttgaaattgaaaaaaatatttagtcaatgtaataataaaatgaatttagAAGATTTTGAAGATTTAATAGtagttaattttttgaaaataggAAGATATATGAGTcatacattattttcaaaaatcgaaaaaataaacaaagaTTTTGTTACATATCAAGAAGTTCAAAAGTATTTTTCTAATCGTTTTATTGATGGAATGAATGATCCAAGTTATTACAATGACCAGTGGTATGTCGCTTTGCTTGAAAATAAACTGAAAGGAATTGGAGGACCACCTAGCAATCACATCAATGAGAATGATAATACTGATTGTATAAATTCTAATGGAGGAAACCAAATAAATAGCTATGAAGCTGATAGATTAAATGATACTATTGATATATCCGATGAAAGTATATCAAACTCTAAAAATAAGGAGCATATTGATGTaccttataaaaaatgctctattataaatttttttaatgctaTAAAAAGTGATATTAATAAAGATTATTTAGAATTTAAAGattttgatttatatttaagagaaatattaaaaagaaataaatcattacattttttgttagAACATTCTGAGTTTTTAGAAAGATATATTGAATCAGTTATTGTtcgaattttttataatatagatattaatgatacaaataaaatatatttaaacgATCTTCGAAAACATACTTTGGCACATATATGGTGTTCTTTAGATGATTCTATAAGGGTTCAACATAttaaacaatattttagttattcccatttttatgtatattactGTACTTTTTGTCAAACTAGTAGTTGCAAAGATATGTTAATAGATGATAATGATTTATATCGATTTGATAATCATTCATTAAATGATTTTATAGTCAATAGGATATGGTCAAGAATATCAATAAAATTAGGAGGACCcaatcaaaaatatatgtgtcTAAATGAttggatatattttttgacaAATTATGAAGATATGACAACAAATAGATCGATCGAATTTTGgtttaaattaattgatTTGGATGGTGATTGTGTAATAAGAGATCATGAAAttaaagttttttttaatattcaaATGGAAAGATTAAAATCTCATTATTTAGAAGAGCCCAAATTTGAGGATTGGCTATGTCAAATGAATGATGCTATTCAGCCAACAGTTGAAGGTAATTTTACTCTTtctgatttaaaaaaaaataaaaaatatgctgCCCGATTTTTTGGATGCTTAGTAAGcttatcaaaattattgGCATGGGAAAGTAGAGATGTTCATAAAGAACTTCAAATTGAAACTGAGTATCCACAATGGACACCTTGGGAAATTTTTtgcaaaattaaatatgatGAATTATGTTATATAGAAAACGAAAGTTTTTATGATACTTTTGATAATTATGattctaaaaatatttatacccTTGGCTCggattga